The sequence TAATCGCGAAGGAATGACTGCTAAATCGGCAATCATGGAAATTTTTGAAGATGAGTCCTGATAATAATACGATCTTCCGGGTCATGTTCGTCTGTACCGGCAATACCTGCCGTTCCCCTATGGCCGAGGG comes from Candidatus Zixiibacteriota bacterium and encodes:
- a CDS encoding low molecular weight phosphotyrosine protein phosphatase codes for the protein MSPDNNTIFRVMFVCTGNTCRSPMAEG